A DNA window from Mycolicibacter hiberniae contains the following coding sequences:
- the alaS gene encoding alanine--tRNA ligase, which produces MQTHEIRKRFLDHFVKAGHTEVPSASVILDDPNLLFINAGMVQFVPYFLGQQTPPYATATSIQKCIRTPDIDEVGITTRHNTFFQMAGNFSFGDYFKRGAIELAWTLLTNSLDDGGYGLDPERLWATVYLDDDEAIALWQEIAGLPLERIQRRGMADNYWSMGIPGPCGPSSEIYYDRGPEFGVDGGPVANEDRYIEIWNLVFMQNERGEGTSKEDFEILGPLPRQNIDTGMGIERVAFLLQGVHNVYETDLVRPVIDLVATRAPRGYNTGNDADDVRYRIIADHSRTAAILIGDGVSPGNDGRGYVLRRLLRRVIRSAKLLGIEGPIVGDLMATVRDAMGPSYPELVTDFDRISRIAVAEETAFNRTLASGSKLFDEAAAATKSAGVTVLSGSDAFTLHDTYGFPIELTLEMASEAGLQVDESGFRALMAEQRRRAKADAAARKHAHADLTAYRELIDAGPTEFTGFDTLTTDARILGIFVDGKRVPVVSHDTAGVGGHPDRVELVLDRTPLYAEAGGQIADVGTITSGPSKAMVTDVQKIAQTLFVHRVNVESGEFVEGDTVTAAVDPTWRKGATQGHSGTHMVHAALRQVLGPNAVQAGSLNRPGYLRFDFNWQGALSDEQRRQVEEVTNEAVQADFAVHTFTEDLEKAKAMGAMAMFGERYPEKVRVVEIGGPFSLELCGGTHVGSSAQIGPVTILGESSVGSGVRRVEAYVGLDSFRHLAKERALMAGLASSLKVPSEEVPARVATLVERLRAAEKELDRVRLANARAAASTAAAGAEKVGDVRLVAQRMPAGIGAGDLRSLVGDIRGKLGQEPAVVALIADGEDSVPYVVAANAAAQELGLRADDLVKDVAAAVSGRGGGKADLAQGSGKDPGGIDAALAALRAAVARSAPA; this is translated from the coding sequence GTGCAGACACACGAGATCAGGAAGCGCTTCCTCGATCACTTCGTGAAAGCGGGCCACACCGAAGTGCCGAGCGCTTCGGTCATCCTTGATGACCCCAACCTGTTGTTCATCAATGCGGGCATGGTGCAGTTCGTGCCCTATTTCCTGGGCCAACAGACCCCTCCGTATGCCACTGCCACCAGCATCCAAAAGTGCATCCGGACCCCGGACATCGACGAGGTGGGCATCACCACCCGGCACAACACCTTCTTCCAGATGGCCGGCAACTTCTCGTTCGGCGACTACTTCAAGCGCGGCGCCATCGAGCTGGCCTGGACGTTGCTGACCAACAGCCTCGACGACGGCGGATACGGGCTGGACCCGGAACGGCTGTGGGCCACGGTCTATCTCGACGACGACGAGGCCATCGCGTTGTGGCAGGAGATCGCGGGACTGCCGCTCGAGCGGATCCAGCGCCGGGGCATGGCCGACAACTACTGGTCGATGGGTATCCCGGGACCCTGCGGACCGTCGTCGGAGATCTACTACGACCGCGGCCCGGAGTTCGGTGTCGACGGCGGCCCGGTGGCCAACGAGGACCGCTACATCGAGATCTGGAATCTCGTCTTCATGCAGAACGAGCGGGGCGAGGGCACCTCCAAGGAAGACTTCGAGATCCTCGGACCGCTGCCGCGCCAGAACATCGACACCGGGATGGGGATCGAACGGGTCGCCTTCCTGCTCCAGGGCGTGCACAACGTTTACGAGACCGATCTGGTCCGCCCGGTCATCGACCTGGTCGCGACCCGGGCGCCGCGCGGCTATAACACCGGCAACGACGCCGACGACGTGCGCTATCGGATCATCGCCGATCACTCCCGCACCGCGGCGATCCTGATCGGCGACGGGGTGAGCCCGGGCAACGACGGCCGTGGCTATGTGCTGCGCCGGCTGCTGCGCCGGGTGATCCGCTCGGCCAAGCTGCTGGGTATCGAGGGACCGATAGTCGGCGACCTGATGGCCACCGTGCGCGACGCCATGGGGCCCTCATATCCGGAATTGGTCACCGACTTCGACCGGATCAGCCGGATCGCCGTGGCCGAGGAGACCGCGTTCAACCGGACCCTGGCGTCGGGATCCAAGCTGTTCGACGAGGCAGCGGCGGCGACCAAGTCCGCCGGGGTCACGGTGCTGTCCGGCAGCGACGCCTTCACCCTGCACGACACCTACGGTTTTCCGATCGAGCTCACCTTGGAGATGGCCTCGGAGGCCGGACTGCAGGTCGACGAGTCCGGTTTCCGCGCCCTGATGGCCGAGCAGCGCCGGCGCGCCAAGGCCGACGCCGCCGCCCGCAAGCACGCGCACGCCGACTTGACCGCCTACCGGGAGCTGATCGACGCCGGACCCACCGAGTTCACCGGGTTCGACACGCTCACCACTGACGCCCGCATTCTGGGCATCTTCGTCGACGGCAAGCGGGTGCCCGTGGTGTCCCACGACACGGCCGGCGTCGGGGGGCACCCCGATCGCGTCGAGCTGGTGCTCGACCGCACCCCGCTCTACGCCGAAGCAGGTGGGCAGATCGCCGACGTGGGCACCATCACCTCCGGGCCGTCCAAGGCCATGGTGACCGACGTGCAGAAGATCGCTCAGACGCTGTTCGTGCACCGGGTCAACGTCGAGTCCGGCGAGTTCGTCGAGGGTGACACGGTCACCGCAGCCGTCGACCCCACCTGGCGCAAGGGTGCCACCCAAGGCCACTCGGGCACCCACATGGTGCACGCCGCGTTGCGGCAAGTGCTGGGGCCCAACGCCGTTCAGGCCGGCTCGCTGAACCGGCCGGGCTATCTGCGGTTCGACTTCAACTGGCAGGGGGCGCTCTCCGATGAGCAGCGCCGCCAGGTCGAGGAGGTCACCAACGAGGCCGTACAGGCTGACTTCGCGGTCCACACCTTCACCGAAGATCTCGAGAAGGCCAAAGCCATGGGGGCCATGGCGATGTTCGGCGAGCGCTACCCGGAGAAGGTGCGGGTCGTCGAGATCGGCGGCCCCTTCTCCCTGGAGCTGTGCGGCGGGACGCATGTGGGCAGCTCGGCGCAGATCGGCCCGGTGACCATCCTGGGCGAATCCTCGGTCGGCTCCGGGGTGCGCCGCGTCGAGGCCTACGTGGGGCTGGACTCTTTCCGGCATCTGGCCAAGGAGCGTGCGCTGATGGCCGGCCTGGCCTCCTCGCTCAAGGTGCCCTCCGAGGAAGTGCCCGCGCGGGTGGCGACGTTGGTGGAACGGCTGCGCGCGGCCGAGAAGGAACTGGACCGCGTCCGGCTGGCCAATGCGCGGGCGGCGGCCTCGACGGCCGCGGCCGGCGCCGAGAAGGTCGGTGACGTCCGTCTCGTGGCGCAGCGGATGCCCGCGGGTATCGGTGCCGGCGACCTGCGGTCGCTGGTCGGCGATATTCGCGGCAAGCTGGGGCAGGAGCCCGCTGTGGTGGCACTGATCGCCGACG
- a CDS encoding transglycosylase family protein, which produces MGTMLSSAGVAHADNMAIGWDAVAQCESGGNWAADTGNGFYGGLQFKPSTWRAFGGVGSPAKATREQQIAVANRVLDEQGPHAWPKCGPGRVFPSSVKGWVPPAMRQLLKPFW; this is translated from the coding sequence ATGGGCACCATGCTGTCCTCGGCGGGGGTAGCCCACGCCGACAATATGGCGATCGGCTGGGACGCGGTCGCACAATGCGAATCGGGCGGGAATTGGGCCGCCGACACCGGGAACGGCTTTTACGGCGGACTGCAGTTCAAACCGTCGACTTGGCGCGCATTCGGCGGGGTGGGGTCACCGGCCAAGGCAACCCGGGAGCAACAGATCGCCGTAGCCAACCGAGTCCTCGACGAGCAGGGCCCCCACGCCTGGCCGAAATGCGGGCCGGGCCGAGTATTTCCGTCATCGGTCAAAGGCTGGGTGCCGCCGGCCATGCGCCAGCTGCTCAAGCCGTTCTGGTGA
- the aspS gene encoding aspartate--tRNA ligase produces MLRSHDAGSLRATDAGRSVTLAGWVARRRDHGGVIFIDLRDASGVAQVVFRDPAVLEQAHRLRAEFCVAVTGVVEVRPEGNENPDLPTGAIELNATALTVLNEAAPLPFQLDESAGEEARLKHRYLDLRREDGPGAALRLRSRANAAARAVLAEHDFVEIETPTLTRSTPEGARDFLVPARLQPGSFYALPQSPQLFKQLLMVAGMERYYQIARCYRDEDFRADRQPEFTQLDLEMSFVDAEDVIAVAEQVLKALWALIGYDLPLPLPRITYAEAMRRFGSDKPDLRFGLELVECTEFFSDTTFRVFQAPYVGAVVMPGGASQPRRTLDGWQEWAKQRGHKGLAYVLVGEDGELSGPVAKNLTDAERAGLAGHVGAAPGDCIFFSAGPAKPSRALLGAARGEIARRLDLIDPNAWAFTWVVDPPLFEPADDATAAGDVAVGSGAWTAVHHAFTSPKPEHADRIETDPGSVLADAYDVVCNGNEIGGGSIRIHRRDVQQQVFKVMGIDEAAANEKFGFLLDAFSFGAPPHGGLAFGWDRVVALLAGVDSIREVIAFPKSGGGIDPLTDAPAPITAAQRKEAGIDAVPQQR; encoded by the coding sequence GTGCTGCGCAGCCACGACGCCGGCTCACTGCGGGCCACCGACGCCGGGCGCAGCGTCACGCTTGCCGGTTGGGTGGCGCGCCGGCGCGACCACGGCGGGGTCATCTTCATCGACCTGCGTGACGCTTCGGGAGTCGCACAGGTGGTGTTCCGTGACCCCGCTGTGCTTGAGCAGGCGCACCGGCTGCGGGCCGAGTTCTGTGTGGCGGTGACCGGTGTTGTCGAGGTCCGGCCCGAGGGCAATGAGAATCCGGACTTGCCCACCGGGGCCATCGAACTGAACGCCACTGCGCTGACTGTGCTCAACGAGGCCGCGCCACTGCCGTTTCAGCTCGATGAGTCGGCCGGTGAGGAGGCCCGGCTCAAGCACCGTTACCTGGACCTGCGTCGCGAAGACGGTCCCGGCGCCGCGCTGCGGCTTCGTTCCCGGGCCAACGCGGCGGCCCGGGCGGTTTTGGCTGAGCACGACTTCGTCGAGATCGAAACTCCCACGCTGACGCGTTCCACGCCCGAGGGCGCCCGCGACTTCCTGGTCCCGGCGCGGCTGCAGCCCGGCTCGTTCTATGCGTTGCCGCAGAGTCCGCAGCTGTTCAAGCAGCTGCTGATGGTGGCCGGCATGGAGCGCTACTACCAGATCGCCCGTTGCTACCGCGACGAGGATTTTCGGGCCGACCGCCAGCCGGAGTTCACCCAGCTGGACCTGGAGATGAGCTTCGTCGACGCCGAGGATGTGATCGCCGTCGCCGAGCAGGTGCTCAAGGCGCTGTGGGCCCTGATCGGCTACGATCTGCCGCTGCCGTTGCCCCGCATCACCTATGCCGAGGCGATGCGCCGGTTCGGGTCCGACAAGCCCGATCTGCGTTTCGGACTGGAACTGGTGGAGTGCACAGAGTTCTTCTCCGACACCACTTTTCGAGTGTTCCAGGCTCCCTACGTGGGGGCGGTGGTCATGCCGGGCGGGGCATCGCAGCCGCGCCGAACGTTGGACGGCTGGCAGGAGTGGGCCAAGCAGCGCGGTCACAAGGGGCTGGCATACGTGCTGGTCGGCGAGGACGGGGAGCTGTCCGGTCCGGTGGCCAAGAACCTCACCGATGCCGAACGGGCCGGACTGGCCGGGCACGTCGGTGCCGCGCCGGGGGACTGCATCTTCTTCTCAGCCGGGCCGGCCAAGCCGTCCCGGGCACTGCTGGGGGCGGCTCGAGGCGAGATCGCCCGGCGTCTGGACCTGATCGACCCGAACGCCTGGGCGTTCACGTGGGTGGTGGACCCGCCACTGTTCGAGCCGGCCGACGACGCCACCGCCGCCGGTGACGTGGCGGTCGGCTCCGGAGCCTGGACCGCGGTGCACCACGCCTTCACCTCGCCCAAGCCGGAACACGCCGATCGCATCGAGACCGACCCCGGCTCGGTGCTCGCGGACGCCTACGACGTGGTCTGCAACGGCAACGAGATCGGTGGCGGTTCTATCCGTATCCATCGGCGCGATGTCCAGCAGCAGGTCTTCAAGGTGATGGGAATCGACGAGGCGGCGGCCAACGAGAAGTTCGGATTTCTGCTGGACGCCTTCAGCTTCGGCGCTCCGCCACACGGCGGGCTGGCGTTCGGCTGGGACCGGGTCGTGGCGTTGCTGGCCGGCGTGGACTCGATCCGCGAGGTCATCGCGTTCCCCAAGTCCGGCGGTGGAATCGATCCGCTGACCGACGCTCCGGCGCCCATCACCGCGGCGCAGCGCAAGGAAGCCGGGATCGACGCGGTGCCTCAGCAGCGCTGA
- a CDS encoding PaaI family thioesterase, protein MDSAEYARLVVANMPFAAVLQIQFAELAPQLVRATMAWAPERCTTGGMLHGGALMAFADTAGAVCAVMNLPRGAATSTIESKTNFFRAVRDGTVTATSVPLHVGRSTIVVQTDLGDDDGGLVARVTQTQAVLAAKAR, encoded by the coding sequence ATGGATTCGGCTGAGTACGCCCGACTGGTTGTCGCCAACATGCCGTTCGCGGCCGTCCTGCAGATCCAATTCGCCGAACTGGCACCGCAACTGGTGCGTGCGACCATGGCGTGGGCGCCGGAGCGCTGCACCACCGGTGGCATGCTGCACGGGGGAGCGCTGATGGCGTTCGCCGACACGGCTGGCGCGGTCTGCGCGGTCATGAACCTGCCGCGGGGCGCCGCCACCTCGACCATCGAGTCGAAGACGAATTTCTTCCGCGCGGTACGGGACGGCACGGTGACGGCAACCAGCGTTCCGCTGCATGTCGGGCGGAGCACCATCGTGGTGCAGACCGATCTCGGCGACGACGACGGCGGGCTCGTCGCCCGGGTCACCCAAACCCAGGCGGTGCTGGCGGCTAAGGCGCGGTAG
- a CDS encoding CaiB/BaiF CoA transferase family protein, with translation MLAGIRVLDLATLAAAPLVATYLGEFGADVIKVEQPGSGDPIRSWGNQRDGVGLMWKSVSRNKRSITCNLRLPEGQELVRKLVAHADVVIANTRPRTLRGWGLNYEALRAVNDRIVMLHITGFGLSGPKSDRPGFGTLGEAMSGFANITGETDGPPTLPPFMLADGVASLNAAYAVMMALYHRDVHGASGQLIDVNLIDPLARLLEQTLLGYDQLGLVPTRAGNRWDISAPRNTYRTADGRWLAMSGSSPALALRVFRAIGRADLVDDADFSDPQRRLARAREVDQVVADWVATKTLDDAMAVFDAEQVAAAAVYDITDLIADEQLAHREVFVQVEDDELGAMTVQAPVPRFSDATGRVEHLGPRLGEHNTGVYRELLDLTTSDIDDLHARGVL, from the coding sequence ATGCTTGCCGGCATCCGGGTGCTCGATCTGGCCACATTGGCAGCGGCGCCGCTGGTGGCCACCTACCTCGGCGAGTTCGGTGCCGACGTCATCAAGGTCGAGCAACCCGGTTCCGGGGATCCGATCCGCAGCTGGGGCAACCAGCGCGACGGCGTCGGGCTGATGTGGAAGTCGGTGTCGCGCAACAAGCGTTCGATCACCTGCAACCTGCGGCTGCCCGAAGGCCAGGAACTGGTGCGCAAGCTGGTGGCCCACGCCGATGTGGTGATCGCCAACACCCGTCCGCGGACCCTGCGCGGGTGGGGCTTGAACTACGAGGCGTTGCGCGCGGTCAATGACCGAATCGTGATGCTGCACATCACCGGCTTCGGGCTCTCCGGTCCAAAGAGTGACAGGCCGGGCTTCGGCACCCTCGGTGAGGCCATGAGCGGGTTCGCCAACATCACCGGTGAGACCGACGGCCCACCCACTCTGCCACCGTTCATGCTGGCCGATGGCGTCGCGTCGCTGAACGCCGCCTACGCGGTGATGATGGCGCTGTACCACCGCGACGTGCACGGTGCTTCGGGTCAGCTGATCGACGTCAACCTCATCGACCCGCTGGCCCGCCTGCTGGAGCAGACCCTGCTGGGCTACGACCAACTCGGGCTGGTGCCGACCCGCGCCGGCAACCGCTGGGACATCTCGGCGCCGCGCAACACCTACCGCACCGCAGACGGCCGCTGGCTGGCCATGTCGGGCAGTTCACCGGCGTTGGCGCTACGGGTGTTTCGGGCGATCGGGCGCGCCGATCTGGTCGACGACGCCGATTTCAGCGACCCGCAGCGCCGGCTGGCCCGTGCTCGAGAAGTCGACCAAGTGGTCGCCGACTGGGTGGCGACCAAAACCCTGGACGACGCCATGGCGGTGTTCGACGCCGAACAGGTCGCGGCCGCGGCGGTGTACGACATCACGGACCTGATCGCCGACGAGCAGCTGGCGCACCGCGAAGTCTTTGTCCAAGTCGAGGACGACGAACTCGGCGCCATGACGGTCCAGGCCCCGGTGCCGCGCTTCTCCGACGCGACCGGGCGAGTGGAACACCTCGGCCCGCGCCTGGGGGAGCACAACACCGGGGTCTATCGCGAACTGCTCGACCTCACCACATCCGACATCGACGACCTACATGCCCGCGGCGTGTTGTGA
- a CDS encoding secondary thiamine-phosphate synthase enzyme YjbQ, with the protein MNTEVLDVDTSRRQTVDLTAQVRAFCAGHGDGLCNVFVPHATAGVAIIETGAGSDSDLVDTLERLLPRDERYRHAHGSPGHGADHVLPAIVAPSITVPVANGEPLLGIWQSVVLVDLNRDNPRRSVRLSFVGADAT; encoded by the coding sequence GTGAACACCGAAGTGCTCGATGTCGACACCTCCCGGCGCCAAACCGTCGACCTGACCGCGCAGGTGCGCGCGTTCTGCGCCGGCCACGGCGACGGGCTGTGCAACGTCTTTGTGCCGCACGCGACGGCGGGAGTGGCGATCATCGAGACGGGCGCCGGGTCCGACTCCGACCTGGTCGACACGCTCGAGCGACTCCTGCCGCGCGACGAGCGCTATCGCCACGCGCACGGGTCGCCGGGACACGGGGCCGATCATGTGCTGCCGGCGATCGTGGCGCCGTCGATCACCGTTCCGGTGGCGAACGGCGAGCCACTTCTGGGAATCTGGCAGTCGGTGGTCCTGGTCGACCTCAACCGCGACAACCCTCGCCGCAGCGTGCGACTGAGCTTTGTCGGTGCCGACGCCACCTGA
- a CDS encoding DUF3097 domain-containing protein produces the protein MADRYGSDILADNPHTARKSRSVEVPVQRGMVVEDAQSGFVGAVVRVAYGRMDLEDRHGRTRGFPVGPGYLIDGKPVILTEPRPAAARPPARTASGSVAVPGARAKVALASRIYVEGRHDAELVEQVWGEDLRVEGVVVEYLGGIDDLAAIVAEFRPGPGRRLGVLVDHLVAGSKETRIAETVRRGPGGAHTLIVGHPYVDIWQAVKPARLGLRAWPKIPRTVEFKHGICDALGWPHGGQADIAAAWQRIRSRVRDWTDLEPELIGRVEELIDFVTQPGG, from the coding sequence GTGGCAGACCGCTATGGATCCGACATCCTCGCCGACAACCCGCACACCGCCCGCAAGAGCCGCTCGGTCGAGGTCCCGGTGCAACGCGGCATGGTGGTCGAAGACGCCCAGAGCGGCTTCGTCGGCGCCGTCGTGCGAGTCGCCTACGGACGGATGGACTTGGAGGACCGGCACGGGCGTACCCGCGGTTTTCCCGTCGGCCCCGGTTACCTGATCGACGGCAAGCCGGTGATCCTGACCGAACCCCGGCCGGCCGCTGCCCGGCCGCCGGCCCGCACGGCGTCGGGCTCGGTGGCGGTGCCCGGAGCGCGTGCCAAGGTCGCGCTGGCCAGCCGGATCTATGTGGAGGGCCGCCACGACGCCGAACTGGTCGAACAGGTCTGGGGCGAGGACCTGCGCGTCGAGGGAGTGGTGGTCGAGTACCTCGGCGGTATCGACGATCTGGCGGCAATCGTGGCCGAATTCCGGCCCGGACCCGGCCGCCGCCTCGGCGTGCTCGTCGATCACCTGGTCGCCGGATCCAAAGAGACCCGCATCGCCGAGACGGTGCGCCGCGGGCCGGGCGGCGCCCACACCCTGATCGTGGGGCATCCCTACGTCGACATCTGGCAGGCGGTGAAGCCGGCGCGACTGGGGCTGCGGGCGTGGCCGAAGATCCCGCGCACCGTGGAGTTCAAGCACGGCATCTGCGACGCCCTGGGCTGGCCGCACGGCGGGCAGGCCGACATCGCGGCCGCCTGGCAACGCATCCGCAGCCGGGTGCGGGACTGGACCGATCTGGAGCCCGAGCTGATCGGCCGCGTCGAGGAACTGATCGACTTCGTGACGCAACCCGGCGGTTAG
- a CDS encoding GntR family transcriptional regulator translates to MAANNVDIGGTVRERAARELRNRILTGELAPGTRLDLDAITTEFATSRTPVREALLELSYEGLVEVAPRSGVTVIGIRPEDVLDSFTILGVLTGQAAAWAAERISPADVERLRTLVAEVEALRGSDAIGDANWQFHQEIHRAAHSPQLLNQIRHAARVVPTNFLTVFPEHEHHSLEDHRKLVAALAAGDAETSRTIAEQHVLDAGRSLADWLGQTGSTG, encoded by the coding sequence GTGGCGGCCAACAATGTCGACATCGGGGGCACCGTGCGCGAGCGCGCGGCCCGCGAGCTGCGCAATCGCATCCTCACCGGCGAGCTCGCGCCCGGAACCCGCCTCGACCTCGACGCCATCACCACGGAGTTCGCCACCAGCCGCACGCCCGTGCGCGAAGCCCTGCTGGAGTTGTCCTACGAGGGCCTGGTGGAGGTCGCGCCGCGCAGCGGTGTCACGGTGATCGGGATTCGCCCCGAGGACGTGCTGGACAGTTTCACCATCCTGGGCGTGCTGACCGGCCAGGCCGCTGCCTGGGCCGCCGAGCGGATTTCCCCAGCCGACGTCGAGCGCCTGCGGACGCTGGTCGCCGAAGTCGAGGCCCTGCGCGGCTCGGACGCCATCGGCGACGCCAACTGGCAGTTCCACCAGGAGATTCATCGGGCCGCGCATTCGCCGCAGCTGCTCAACCAGATCAGGCACGCGGCGCGCGTGGTACCGACCAACTTCCTGACGGTGTTTCCCGAGCATGAGCACCATTCGCTGGAAGACCACCGCAAACTCGTCGCGGCGCTGGCCGCCGGTGACGCTGAGACATCGCGCACCATCGCCGAGCAGCATGTGCTCGACGCCGGGCGCTCGTTGGCCGATTGGCTGGGCCAGACCGGCTCAACCGGCTGA
- a CDS encoding HpcH/HpaI aldolase/citrate lyase family protein — protein MLLRRSELAVPAANDNMFAKAAVSQADLVFLDLEDATAPAEKVGARAKVITALNELDWGRTARAIRINGLDTQWCHDDIIEVVTAAGHNLDTIVVPKACTARDVWWVDLLLTQLEAKLGLERQIRLEVLIEEVEGLANAEEIAKASPRIDALIFGVGDFSLSQGARVDTNFVPIWDYPGDFWHYARNKVLVAARIAGIEAIDSPYPDYANLDGYESEARRSSLYGFTGKWAIHPTQIPVANTVFSPTAQEIALAERNMAAYREGEAKGLGAVGVDGVLVDAAHLKMAQNTLARVALITGGTDPAEQTQNRVITG, from the coding sequence ATGCTGTTGCGCCGTTCCGAGTTGGCCGTACCCGCTGCCAACGACAACATGTTCGCCAAGGCGGCTGTTTCACAGGCCGACCTTGTCTTCCTCGACCTGGAGGATGCGACCGCGCCCGCCGAGAAAGTCGGTGCCCGCGCCAAGGTGATCACCGCGCTGAACGAATTGGACTGGGGGCGCACCGCGCGCGCCATCCGGATCAACGGTCTGGACACCCAGTGGTGCCACGACGACATCATCGAGGTCGTCACCGCCGCGGGCCACAACCTGGACACCATCGTCGTCCCCAAGGCCTGCACGGCCCGTGATGTCTGGTGGGTCGACCTGCTGCTCACCCAGCTGGAGGCCAAACTCGGTCTGGAACGCCAGATCCGCCTCGAGGTACTCATCGAGGAGGTCGAGGGGCTGGCCAACGCCGAGGAGATCGCCAAGGCCAGCCCGCGGATCGACGCGCTGATCTTCGGGGTCGGCGACTTCTCGCTGTCCCAGGGTGCGCGGGTGGACACCAACTTCGTGCCGATCTGGGACTACCCGGGCGACTTCTGGCACTACGCCCGCAACAAGGTTCTGGTAGCAGCCCGCATTGCCGGCATCGAAGCCATCGACTCGCCCTACCCCGACTACGCAAACCTGGACGGCTACGAGTCCGAAGCCCGCCGGTCGTCGCTGTATGGCTTCACCGGCAAGTGGGCGATCCATCCCACCCAGATTCCGGTCGCGAACACGGTGTTCTCGCCGACCGCCCAGGAGATCGCACTGGCTGAACGCAACATGGCCGCCTACCGCGAGGGCGAGGCGAAGGGGCTGGGCGCAGTGGGGGTCGACGGCGTGCTGGTCGACGCCGCGCACCTGAAGATGGCGCAGAACACCCTGGCGCGGGTCGCCCTGATCACTGGGGGCACTGACCCAGCCGAGCAGACGCAGAATCGCGTGATCACCGGGTAA
- a CDS encoding LLM class flavin-dependent oxidoreductase translates to MTKRTDRMALVAFMQAGNASVYAGSWRHPATEHGYLDASYYAKIGRQLEEGCFDLMFFDDRLAMPGIYGGSVAEAVRYGARPVKLDLSVVLGVLAQATSKIGLGATYSTTYYPPFHVARTFASLDHLSGGRAAWNVVTSVNDSEAHNYGLESHLSHDERYDRADEFLDVVAGLWDTWEDGAIVADRGAGIFADPAKVHELNHIGEYFSSRGPLTVPRTPQGRPVILQAGSSGRGRDFASRWADLIFTGDPGIEVARSHYADQKERIGDSGRDPATVKLCPMAYAVVGETEAQAKDREQSLLNGLVHPMASLTLLSELMNYDFAQHNLDDPITDELIASVSGIRGLVQNLRTHIGGDTVTLRDLAGHRATLLQGPRFVGTGSQVADQMQEWFHGGACDGFVLAATHSPGSYEDLVRMVVPELQRRGLFRTHYEGNTLREHLGLPRPVAAAVPA, encoded by the coding sequence ATGACGAAACGGACCGACCGCATGGCGCTGGTCGCCTTCATGCAAGCCGGCAACGCCTCGGTGTACGCCGGATCGTGGCGCCACCCCGCCACCGAACACGGCTACCTCGACGCCTCCTACTACGCCAAGATCGGGCGGCAGCTCGAAGAGGGCTGTTTCGATCTGATGTTCTTCGACGACAGACTGGCGATGCCGGGCATCTACGGCGGTTCGGTCGCCGAAGCGGTTCGCTACGGAGCGCGGCCGGTGAAGCTGGATCTATCCGTCGTGCTCGGCGTTCTCGCCCAGGCGACCTCGAAGATCGGCCTGGGTGCCACGTACTCCACCACCTATTACCCGCCGTTCCACGTGGCCCGCACCTTCGCCAGCCTCGACCACCTGTCGGGTGGCCGGGCAGCGTGGAACGTGGTGACCTCGGTCAATGACAGCGAGGCCCACAACTACGGTCTGGAAAGCCATCTCAGCCACGACGAACGCTACGACCGTGCGGACGAGTTCCTCGACGTTGTCGCTGGGCTCTGGGACACCTGGGAAGACGGCGCGATCGTGGCGGACCGCGGAGCCGGCATCTTCGCCGACCCGGCCAAGGTGCACGAACTCAACCACATCGGCGAGTACTTCTCCTCGCGTGGCCCGCTGACGGTGCCGCGTACCCCGCAGGGCCGTCCGGTGATCCTGCAGGCCGGATCGTCAGGGCGGGGACGCGATTTCGCATCCCGCTGGGCGGATCTCATCTTCACCGGAGACCCGGGCATCGAGGTGGCGCGCAGTCACTACGCCGACCAAAAGGAACGCATCGGTGACTCCGGTCGTGATCCCGCCACGGTGAAGCTCTGCCCGATGGCCTACGCGGTCGTCGGCGAGACCGAGGCCCAGGCCAAAGACCGCGAACAGAGCCTGCTCAACGGCCTGGTGCACCCGATGGCGTCGCTCACGCTGCTGTCCGAGCTGATGAACTATGACTTCGCGCAGCACAACCTCGACGATCCGATCACCGACGAGTTGATCGCCTCGGTGTCGGGAATCCGCGGACTGGTGCAGAACCTGCGCACCCACATTGGCGGTGACACCGTCACGCTGCGCGACCTGGCCGGGCACCGGGCCACGCTGCTGCAGGGACCGCGCTTCGTCGGCACCGGATCCCAGGTCGCCGACCAGATGCAGGAGTGGTTCCACGGCGGCGCCTGCGACGGCTTCGTCTTGGCCGCCACGCATTCGCCGGGATCCTATGAGGACCTGGTCCGGATGGTGGTCCCCGAGCTGCAGCGTCGCGGACTGTTCCGCACCCACTACGAAGGCAACACCCTGCGTGAGCATCTGGGCCTGCCCCGGCCCGTCGCGGCCGCCGTCCCGGCATGA